GGGGTGCAGATGATCGTGAGTGCGCTTGATCTGAATCTGGATACGATCCGGTTCGTGAAAGAGCCGCATGCCACCGACTATTTCAAGAACGCGAGTGACTACGCCTGGTACGCACAGGCGCTGATTATTGCCGGTGTGCACGGCTTGGACCTGCCGGCAGATCTGAAGCCTGGTGAGAAGCTGACCCGCGAAGAATTTACCTACCAGCTCATTGATGCGATGGAGAACACGAACCGTCTGCCGATGATTAAGCCAGTGGTGGTGGAGTATGCCGATCAAGATCAGGTGAAGGCAGACTACTCCGGTGCCCTTCAGCGTGCGCTGAATTACGGTGTCCTGAAGCTGGACGGCAGCGGCAAGCTTAACCCGAAACAGGAGATCACCCGTGCGGAAGCGGCAGTAGCCATCAGCAATGCACTGGCCTATCTGAAGGCACATCCGGCACCCGGTGCGGTGAGCGGGACGATTACCGCAACTGAGGCCGTCCAGTACATCAAGGACGCTGCCGGACCTGAGACGAACCTGCAGATCAAGATTGATCCGAACATGAGCGTAACCCGTGAATCGTTCACCTATCTGCTGATTAACACGCTCCAGACCAGTGGCCAACTGCCGATGATTAAGCTGATCCCGGTGGAGATCAAGGATAATGACAAGATCAACACCCTGAACTCGGGAGCCATTCAGACCGCGCTTGCCCTCAAGATCGTGAAGCTGGATCAAGACGGAAGCTTCCGTCCGCAGGACGGTGTCACCAGTGCTGACGCAGCGGCAATGGTCAGCCAGGTGAAGGCCATCCTGAGCGGAAAGTCTGCGAAGTAAGCAACCGCCCCTTGATCTTTGCCCCTTCTGCCGAAAAGGCGGGAGGGGCTTTTGCTGTATTTTACAGCATCAGCACCATCAGATCCTCGTCCAGATACTCGCTGCCAAGCTTCATCGCCTTCGGCTCTGTGCCGTAGCGGATGAATCCCAGGGATTCGTAGAGTCTTTTGGCCGGAACGTTATTGGAGGTTACGGTCAGCGTAAGCTGCTCCAGCCCCCGCGCGGCCTTCGCCCGGGCAATCAGCTCCAGCATCAGCGCGCTGCCCACGCCATGTTTACGGGCATCCGGATCTACATATACTGCATAGACATGAGCTTTGTGCTGAATCTTGGGCCTGCTCTCCCGGAACAAGGTAGCCATTCCCGCCAGCCTCTGCTCCCCGTCCAAGAAGGCACCCAGGGTGAAATGTTCGTCCGAGGAGTCCAGCTTAATCCGGGTCGTCTCGGTGGACAATTTCACTTCCGATTCATAGGAGCTTAGAAAAGCCTCAGGGTGCTGCTGCAGCGATTGCAAGCGAAGCGCCCGGTAGCTTTCGGCGTCCGAGGGGGCCAGTGTTCTGATGTACATTTCCTTCCTCCCTTACAATATGGATGCAATAAATTGACAAAAGGCAAATATTTGGTTATATTTAGGTTTGTAAAATTATATTTTGCGCAATTTAAATTCCTATCACTTGAAAAGAGGGACTCGTTATGATGACTGTAAGTTTAATTCTTGTTGCCTTAGTAGCACTAGAGCATGTGTACATACTAGTACTGGAGATGTTTCTGTGGACCACCCCGAGAGCACAGAAGGCATTCGGAACCTCCCCTGCCTTCTCCCGGGAGACGAAGTCGCTTGCTGCCAACCAGGGCTTGTATAACGGCTTCCTGGCAGCCGGTCTAATCTGGGGCCTGCTGCATCCGAGCGCTGACTTCGGATACCAGCTGCAATTGTTCTTCCTGATCTGCGTGGCGGTTGCGGCGATCTATGGCGGACTCACCTCCAAGAGATCCATTCTGCTGATGCAAGGACTCCCGGCCTTCCTGGCGCTGGCGGCCACACTGATCGCACATCTGTAAGATTCGCGGGCCTACGCAGGCAGCTTCCACACTTGCCTCACAGCTTCTGCGCGAACTGGTTCAACTGCTCGGACATTGCCCGGATCTCCTCAAGGTTCGACACTTGTACAGTCACCTCCTCCTTACCCATTCGTTCACTTCAGAGGGCATCCGGCCCACTCACAAAAAAATAAGCCAAAGCCCTCAGTCTATTACTGAAGGCTTCGGCTTATTATCGTTTTTCTATTGCGCTACGCTTGATCCTATGAAATCCTTCAACCGGTCCAGCTGCAGCAAGTGGTGGCGGTAGTGCATCTCGATCAGCAGATACCATTCTGCTGCAGTCAAGGGGCCGAATCGGGGATGAGGGACGGTACTGTGCTCAGATGCCTGCGCAAGCTTCGGCAGGGTCTCCCGCATACGGTCCATCACGGTGTGCAGACCCTGGATCAACTGCTCCTTGCTCTCCGGCTGCACCGGCGTATACTGCGGTGACGGCGGAACATGAACGCGTACAGGCGGGAAGCTGCCCCCAGCAAAAACCGCTTTACCATCCGGGGTCATCTCTGCTTCATTCCCCGCCGCTTCCCCGTTCCCGGCCAGACACTGATCGATATTACGAAGCTGCATGTACAGCGCCGATTGTATCAAATGCTGGACCATCTGCCCGAGAGACCACTCTCCCTCGGCAGGCTGCCGCAGCAGCTGCTCCATACTTAAGGTATCTAATTCCATAAGATAGTGATTCGCAGTCTTCTCAAACTGCTCTAAGGCTTCTATAAGATTCTTATTCATAATATTCAGGCAGCTCCTTTATTCTTCGGTCTGCCCTGAGTATACACAACCGCTCCTGACAACGTTATGTCAGTAGCGTTCCATCATTCCCGCCGCTTCCGCCCGCACAAGCTTCCGCAAGGCTTCCGGCTCCAGGACAACCGCCCCTGCTCCCCAGCCAAGCACCCATTGCAGCAGGTCCTCGGGCTGGCGCACGCGAAAGGTCATAAGTCTGCCGTCAGCCTGGTCCTCCACTGCCTCCAGATAAAAGTTACCCGATTCAGCCGCCTTGCCCGCGATCTCCGGCTGAACCAAAATGCGCACGCGTACATGGCGGTCATCCTCCGGCTGGTACTCATGCAGATCGAAATCCGCAGGCGCCTGAAACCTGTCATCCAGAACGGTAAGCCCGCTCATTCTGGATAACCGGAAATGACGGATCTCCTGCCGCAGTCCGCACCAGGCGACCAGGGTCCAGGCGCCTCTGTTCAGGACTAGTCCATACGGCGAGGCCGTTCGGACACTCCGGTGACTTCCGTCAGCTTCCTGTCTGCCCTTCGTATACCCGAAGCTGATCTTCCGCTGCTCCAGAATCGCGCGGCGGATCTGCTCCATGTACTCCTTCTCCTGTCCTTGCAGCTTATCTTTACTGGTACTCAGCAGCAGGATGCTCTGGCGGAGCCGGGCGGCAAGCTCCTTGACATCATCCGGCAGAATCGCTTCAATCTTCCTGCCTGCTGCAGAGGCCCGTTTACCATACTCCGTATCGAACCGCTGCTCCACGAAATCCGTTCCGATCAGCAGGGTCACTGCCTCCTCCGCCGTGAAGCTGACCGGGGGCAGAAAATACCCTTTTACCAGCGAATATCCCTGACCTGTAGCTCCTACCACCGGCACTCCAGCTTCACTAAGCGCTTGGATATCGCGGTAGATGGTTCTTACGCTAGTCTCGAAGACGGACGCCAGATCCTCTGCCCGTACGACCCCTTTGCGCTGCAGCTCCAGTACGATGGCTAACATGCGGTCTGTCTTGTTCATGCGGCGGCTGCACCCTCTTCATTCTGAAATCAGTTTATGTATTGATTATACTGATTTCCTGATCACTTTTCTCCTTACGGCTTCTGATGGAGTACAGAACGAACAGCAGAATGAACCAGAACGGAGTGAACAGCAGCGCCGGACGGGTCTCATCGGCAAAGAGCATGATCACAAGAATGGCAGCAAACAGCGTCAGGACGGCATAGTTCATCACCGGGGTGAATGGCGCTTTGAATTTGGAAGTGGCATGTAAGTCCGGGCGGTTCCTTTTGTACTTGATATGGCAGACCAGCACAACACCCCAGACCCAGATGAAGCAAATGGCGCTGATCGTAGTCACAATGCCGAAGGCCTGACCCGGAATGAGCTTGCTGAGCAGTGCCCCGGCAGAGATCACTATAGTAGAAATGAATAGGGAATTCGCAGGTACATGATTCCGGTTCAGCTTGCCGAGCTGAGGGGAGGCCTGATTCCGTCTGCTCAGATTGTAGAGAATCCGGCTGGTCGAGAACATCCCGCTGTTGCAGGCGGAGGCCGCCGAGGTTAAGACCACGAAATTGATAATCCCCGCAGCAACCGGAATCCCGACCAGACTGAAGGTGCGCACGAACGGACTTTCAGCCGCGCTAAGCTGGGTCCAGGGGTTAATGCACAGCAGCACGAAGAGCGCGCCTACATAGAAGAACAGAATCCGCAGCGGAATTTTGTTGATCGCGGACGGGATGTTTTTCTCCGGATTAGCCGTCTCCGCTGCCGATACCCCCACCAATTCCACGCCGACATAAGCGAACACCACCATCTGGAAGGAAAATAAGAAGCCCTTCACCCCGTTCGGGAACACGCCCCCGTGCTCCCAGAGATTGCGGACCGACACTGAGCCTGCATCCGTCTTGAACTGGGTCACCAGCAGGACAATCCCCAGGCCGATCAGAGCCAGAATCGTAACCACCTTGATCAGAGCAAACCAGAATTCGAGTTCGCCGAAGCTTTTGACCGTGAGCAGATTGAGCCCAAGCAGAATGATCAGGCAGATCACGGCCGGCACCCACTGCGGAATATCGAACCAGTACTGCACATAGACGCCCACCGCAATCACATCGGCCATCGCCGTCATAATCCAGCAGAACCAATAGGTCCAGCCCGTAATGTACGCCGCGCGCGGCCCCAAGTAATCCTCAGCAATGTCTGTAAAAGATTGATACCCCGCCTTCGAGAGCAGCAGCTCCCCCAGCGCCCGCATCACAAAAAACACGGCAATCCCCACGATCAGATACGTGAGCATAATGGAAGGGCCGGCCTGCTGAATCGCCTTGCCTGAGCCCAAGAATAATCCTGTGCCGATCGTTCCTCCGATAGCGATAAGCTGTACATGCCGGTTCGCCAGCTCCCGCTTTAATTCTGTCTGTGCCATTTCTGTTCCCCCTTAATGTATACAACGCTGAAAATACGCAAAAAAGAGACTGGATGTCATCCAATCTCCCGGTTCATAAGAAGTTCCAAATAAGCTTCTGCAGCGGCA
This genomic interval from Paenibacillus sp. FSL H8-0332 contains the following:
- a CDS encoding S-layer homology domain-containing protein, whose product is MKNTFKMITLSAATALALSFTGQQFASAAAFKDIDNVQDKDKIIALQNSGLIKGISADLFGPNLSITAAQGVQMIVSALDLNLDTIRFVKEPHATDYFKNASDYAWYAQALIIAGVHGLDLPADLKPGEKLTREEFTYQLIDAMENTNRLPMIKPVVVEYADQDQVKADYSGALQRALNYGVLKLDGSGKLNPKQEITRAEAAVAISNALAYLKAHPAPGAVSGTITATEAVQYIKDAAGPETNLQIKIDPNMSVTRESFTYLLINTLQTSGQLPMIKLIPVEIKDNDKINTLNSGAIQTALALKIVKLDQDGSFRPQDGVTSADAAAMVSQVKAILSGKSAK
- a CDS encoding GNAT family N-acetyltransferase; amino-acid sequence: MYIRTLAPSDAESYRALRLQSLQQHPEAFLSSYESEVKLSTETTRIKLDSSDEHFTLGAFLDGEQRLAGMATLFRESRPKIQHKAHVYAVYVDPDARKHGVGSALMLELIARAKAARGLEQLTLTVTSNNVPAKRLYESLGFIRYGTEPKAMKLGSEYLDEDLMVLML
- a CDS encoding DUF1304 domain-containing protein, with the protein product MMTVSLILVALVALEHVYILVLEMFLWTTPRAQKAFGTSPAFSRETKSLAANQGLYNGFLAAGLIWGLLHPSADFGYQLQLFFLICVAVAAIYGGLTSKRSILLMQGLPAFLALAATLIAHL
- a CDS encoding DinB family protein, giving the protein MNKNLIEALEQFEKTANHYLMELDTLSMEQLLRQPAEGEWSLGQMVQHLIQSALYMQLRNIDQCLAGNGEAAGNEAEMTPDGKAVFAGGSFPPVRVHVPPSPQYTPVQPESKEQLIQGLHTVMDRMRETLPKLAQASEHSTVPHPRFGPLTAAEWYLLIEMHYRHHLLQLDRLKDFIGSSVAQ
- a CDS encoding YafY family protein; the protein is MNKTDRMLAIVLELQRKGVVRAEDLASVFETSVRTIYRDIQALSEAGVPVVGATGQGYSLVKGYFLPPVSFTAEEAVTLLIGTDFVEQRFDTEYGKRASAAGRKIEAILPDDVKELAARLRQSILLLSTSKDKLQGQEKEYMEQIRRAILEQRKISFGYTKGRQEADGSHRSVRTASPYGLVLNRGAWTLVAWCGLRQEIRHFRLSRMSGLTVLDDRFQAPADFDLHEYQPEDDRHVRVRILVQPEIAGKAAESGNFYLEAVEDQADGRLMTFRVRQPEDLLQWVLGWGAGAVVLEPEALRKLVRAEAAGMMERY
- a CDS encoding amino acid permease gives rise to the protein MAQTELKRELANRHVQLIAIGGTIGTGLFLGSGKAIQQAGPSIMLTYLIVGIAVFFVMRALGELLLSKAGYQSFTDIAEDYLGPRAAYITGWTYWFCWIMTAMADVIAVGVYVQYWFDIPQWVPAVICLIILLGLNLLTVKSFGELEFWFALIKVVTILALIGLGIVLLVTQFKTDAGSVSVRNLWEHGGVFPNGVKGFLFSFQMVVFAYVGVELVGVSAAETANPEKNIPSAINKIPLRILFFYVGALFVLLCINPWTQLSAAESPFVRTFSLVGIPVAAGIINFVVLTSAASACNSGMFSTSRILYNLSRRNQASPQLGKLNRNHVPANSLFISTIVISAGALLSKLIPGQAFGIVTTISAICFIWVWGVVLVCHIKYKRNRPDLHATSKFKAPFTPVMNYAVLTLFAAILVIMLFADETRPALLFTPFWFILLFVLYSIRSRKEKSDQEISIINT